Within the Acidobacteriota bacterium genome, the region TGGCTGACAGCCTCAACTATCTCGGTTTGTTCTATAAAGCCAAAGGTGAGTATCTGAAAGCCGAACCAGTCTATTTGCGCGCCATAGCAATTGGTGAAAAAACAATCGGCTTCGGCCACCCTCACATCGCGGCCATGCGCAATAACCTGGCAAACCTCTATGGTGCCAGGGGTGAGTATCTCAAAGCCAAAGAGGAACTTCAGCGCGCTTTAGATATTTTTGAGAAAACACTGGGGCCTGAACATCAAAACACGATCTTTTGTCTCAACAATCTGGCTGAGCTGTATTTCAACCTGGGCGATACCACCAGCGCGGAACGTCTGTTCCGGCACACATTGGCCATTCGGGAAAAAGTGTTCGGTCCAGATCATCCAACAACGGCAGATACACTCCAAAATTTGGCGTTTCTGCATCGCATCAAAAGCGAATATATCAAAGCAGAGGGGCTGTATCAGCGAGTTTTAACGACTCGTGAAAAAGCACTTGGCCCTGAACATCCTGAAACATCCAATGCCCTGAATGGTTTGGCTGAGGTGTATCGGGACCAGGGCAATCTGGCCAAAGCCGAATCACTGCACCAACGCGCTTTGGCCATTCGTGAAAAAGTATTTGGTCCTGATCACATAGCTGTTGCCCGCAGCCTGAATAATCTTGGCTTGCTCTTTCGTGACAAAGGGGATTTTGGAAAGGCGGAACAACTGCTGCTGCGATCTCAGGCAATCCGCGAGAAGAAATTGGGGATGGATCATCCTTCGATAGCCGTGGGATTCAACAATTTGGCGTTGATAGCCGAGCACAAAGGTGAGTATGCGCAGGCTGAATCGCTGTACCAGCGTGCCCTGGAAATCCAGGAAAAAGCGGTTGGTCAGCAACACCCAGATACGGCGCTGGCTCTCACTCACATTGCCAATCTCAACCGAATGAAGGGTGAATATGCAAAGGCTCAACACCAGCAGCAACAGGCACTGGCTATCTTTGAACGGGTCTATCAAACCGATCACCCAGATATTGCCTCTGGTCTCAATAACCTGTCTGGAATCTATCAAATCCAGGGCCAGATCGCTCAAGCCATTCAATGTCAAATCCAAAGCAACGACATCACCGAACGCGATCTGGTCCGAAATCTCATCTCTGGCTCTGAACAACAAAAATCGCAATATCTGAAAAAAACTGATCATTACACCAACCAAACCCTCTCGCTGCACCTCCAGGCGGCACCTCAGTCACCCGATGCAATGCGAGCCGCCCTGACGGTTGTCGTGCGGCGCAAAGGTCGCGCCCTTGATGCGCTGACAACGGCGATTGAAACCCTGCGCCGGCAACAAACGCCTGAAATTCAAAAACTCCTGGACGACTATGCCCGTCTGGCGGGTCAAATCTCAATTCTGACCTTGCGTGGACCTGAAACGAGAAAACTTGAAGAGCATCTGGCTTATCTGAAATTACTCAATGAAGAGCGGGAAAAACTGGAAAATGAGATCAGCCACAAAAGCCTGGAATTTCAAGCACAAACCACTCCCATTACCCTGGAAAACATTCAAAAACAGATTCCACTCAACGCTGTTTTGGCCGAGTTTGCAGTCTATACCCCCTATGATCCAAAAACTGACAAGCCTGGAACACCTCGGTTTGTGGTTTATGTATTGAATCATCAAGGGAAGATCCATTTTGCGGATTTAGGCGAAGCCGCCCCAATTGAAGAAGCCATATCAGCCTTTCGCAAAGTTTTGAGTAACCCAAAAACTGATCTGGTGAAAGATATCATCCCAGCGGCCAAACCTCTGAACCAGCTCGTCTTAAAGCCAGTACTCGCCTTAATCGGAAAAGCAAAACACTTGCTGATTTCACCAGATGGCGCATTGCAGGTCATTCCATTTGCCGCGCTGATGGATGACAAGGGGAAATTTTTAACCAGGCAGTATACATTGACCTATTTAACCAGTGGACGTGACCTGTTACGACTGGCGGTGAAAATTGAGAGTCAGCAACCGCCGCTGATCGTCGCTGATCCAGATTATATGGATGGCACGGGTCCTCAAATGATGGGCCAAACCATCGGTCGGCTGATTCGGCTCATTGGAACTCGTGCTGAAGGCGAACAACTCAAAGCGATCTTACCGCATGCAAACCTCAAGACACGGTCTGACGCCACAGAGCAAGTGGTTAAACAGGTTTCGCGGCCTGGCCTGGTCCATATTGCCACCCACGGCTATTTTCTGGAAAATACCACCCAATCAGCCAGAGATCCGCTCTCAGATCACCCATCCAGGAATATTGTTAACCTGTCTCACTATTTCGAAAAAGAACGGCAAGCCAACCCCCTGCTCTGCTCCCTGCTGTTTTTTGCGGGTGCAAACCAGGGCGGTACGGAAGAAAACGACGGTGTGATGACGGCCCTTGAAGCCGCCCAGCTTAACCTCTGGGGTACCAAACTCGTCACGCTTTCCGCCTGTGACACAGGGCTTGGCGAAGTCAAAAACGGCGATGGTGTCTATGGGTTACGACGCGCCCTGGTCCTGGCTGGCAGTGAATCTCAACTGATGAGCCTCTGGCCGGTTTCCGATCAGGCAACACGGGAACTGATGATTGATTACTACACCCGGCTCAAAACCGGTGAAGGCCGCTCCGAAGCCCTGCGCAATGTTCAACTCAAACTTCTCAAAACCCCACGCCGTCAGCACCCCTTCTACTGGGCCTCGTTCATTCAATCCGGCGAATGGGCCAGTTTGGAAGGGAAACGGTGAGCCAAACCAGGGTTCAGGGTTCAGGGTTCAGGGGTCAGGGTTCAGGGTTCAGGGTTCAGGGTTCAGGGTTCAGGGTTTTCGAAACCAGGAACTAACCACTAACCACTAACCACTAAAGGGTTCAGGGTTCAGGGTTTTCGAGTGTTTGCCCCTTTTTGTCCGTTCAGTCCTTTTCGTCCTTTCTTGCTTTTCCCAACCGCCACTGGAGATCACAATGACGCATCCCCATCGTTTGAGCCACAGCCTGGCTTTCAATTGTTTTTTGGCCCTGATACTGCTGAATCCCTTTTTCATCGGTGTGACGGTGGCGCAGACGGCTCAACCTTCAAAAACCCCGAAACCTGGAAAACCGGTTGTGCGCGAGTTGAAAGGCGGCGACAAACACCGGTACCCGCTGCAGCTCAAAGCCAACGATTATCTAAAACTGGTCGTGGAGCAACGCGGGATTGATGTGGCGGTTCGACTGGTTGGACCAGATGGAAAACTATTGCAGGAGGTGGACGGTCCAAACGGCACACAAGGCGCAGAACCGCTTTCCTGTGTCACCGACATAGCCGGTAGCTACACGTTGGAGATTGAGGCGTTGAAAAAAACAGCTTCACCGGGCAGGTATGAATTGACATTGCAGGCGGTGAGACCTGCCACCAGCCAGGAACGTGCCGGGAGAGAGATCGAAAAACTGATTTCCGAAGCAGACACACTTCGGCGAGCCGGAAAACTTGATCAGAGCTTGCCACTTGCCCAACAAGCCGTGGAAAAGAGCGAGACCGCTTTGGATTCAGAGCATTCGCTTCTGGTCGGGAGCCTCTTTGTCCTGGCCCGGATCTACAGTGGTCAGGCGAAGTTCAAGCAGGCCGAACCGCTGTACCTGCGGGCACTGGCCATTTTGGAAAAAACGTTGGGGGCCGACCAGTTGCAGGTGGCAACCATCCTCAACCATCTGGGCAGTCTCTACCAAAAAACCGGCAACTATCCGCGAGCCGAACCACTGTTCCAGCGGGAACTTGCCATCTGGGAGAAATCGCTTGGTCCCGATCACCCCAATGTCGCCATCAGCCTCAATAACCTCGGCAGCCTTTACCAGAGAACCGGCGACTATGCACGAGCCGAACCACTGCTCCAGCGGGCACTGGCCATCCGAAAGAAATCGCTTGGTCCTGAGCACCTGAGTGTCGCCGAAACCCTCAACAATCTGGCTGTGCTTTACTCGAATAAAGGCGACTACTCACAAGCCGAAACCCTGTATCAACAATCGCTGGCCATCCAGGAGAAAGTCCTGGGCCCTGACCATCCCAATGTCGCCAACAGCCTCAACAATCTGGCGCTCCTTTACTGGGACAAAGGCGATTACCGGCAGGCTGAGTCCCTGTACCAGCGGACACTGGCCATCCAGGAGAAAACATTGGGCTCTAACGATCCCAATGTCGCTTTCAGCTTCAACAATCTGGCCACACTCTACCAGAACAAAGGCGATTACCGGCAGGCTGAGTCCCTGTACCAGCGGGCGTTAGCTATTTGGGAGAAAGCTCTGGGCCCTGACCATCCGAAGGTCGGCCTCTGCCTCAATAATCTGGGTTTGCTTTACAACACCAAAGGCGACTACCAGCGAGCCGAGCCGCTTTTCCAACGGGCGCTGGCCATCCAGGAGAAAGCGCTTGGTCCCAATCACCCAGAGGTTGCCACGAGCCTCAACAACCTGGCGGCGCTCTACTGGGATAAAGGCGACCGCCAGCGAGCCGAACCGCTTTTCCAACAGGCGCTGGACATTCAGGAAAAAGTTCTTGGCCCTGACCATCGGGAAACAGCCCGAAGCCTCAACAATCTGGGCGTGCTCTATTCAAACAAAGACGACTACCAGCGAGCTGAACCATTGCTTCAGCGGGCGCTGGTCATCCAGGAGAAAGTGCTCGGTGCCGATCATCCAGAGGTCGCTCAGTCCTTCAACAACCTGGCCGGGGTCTATCGCGGAAAAGGTGACACCCAGAAAGCCGAATTCTTTTTCAAGCAGGCACTGGCGATCTTGGAGAAAGCATTTGGCCCGGATCATCCACAACCGGCCAGTGTCCTCAACAGTTTGGCGGTCCTCTCTCAAATCGGGGGCGATTATGCCAGGGCCGAACCCCTCTTTCAGCGGGCGCTGGCCATTCGGGAAAAAACCCTGGGTCTGGATCATCCGGATGTTGCCCAAACCCTCAACAATTTATCCAAACTCTATCGAGACAAAGGCGATATGGCACAGGGGATTCAATTTCAGATTCGGGGCAATGACGCCGTCGAGCGTGATTTGATCCGCAACCTTCTCTCAGGATCTGAAAACCAGAAAATTCTCTATCTCAAAAAAACGAGCGCATTCACCGATCAAACCCTTTCCCTGCATCTGCAGTCCGCGCCTCAATCTGTTGAGGCCAGGCAGGCGGCGTTCACCGTGTTGCTGCGACGCAAAGGCCGGGGACTGGATGCCATGGCTTCGGCAATTGAAACATTGCGGCAGCAACAAACACCTGAAGTTCAGAAATTGCTTGATGATCTGGCGAATCTGGTTGATCAAATTTCAGTTTTGACGTTGAAAGGACCAGGAAAGCAGAAACCGGATGAACATCTGGCCTACTTGAAAGAACTCGAAGCCCAAAAAGAAAAACTCGAAGCCCAAATCAGTGCCAAAAGTGCTGAGTATCAAGTTCAGGGTACCCCAATCACCCTCGAAAACATTCAGCCGCAAATTCCTGCCGATGGGATGCTGGTTGAGTTTGCTTTTTACCTCCCTTTTAACCCCACGACCAGAAAACTGGGCGCTTCACGATGTGCGGTCTATACCCTGGACCACCTTGGCGACATCAAGTGGGCCGATTTAGGCGAAGCCACACCAATTGAACAGGCGGTGTCAGCCTTTTGCCGGGTGGTCAGCAAACCGAAGGCTGACCTGGCCCAAGACATCACGCCAGCCGCCCAGGCGCTGGATAAACTCATCATGAAGCCGGTGCGGGCGCTGGTGGGAAAGAGCCGTCATCTGCTGATTTCGCCAGACGGCATGTTGAATTTGATTCCCTTTGCGGCGCTGATGGATGAAAAAAGAAAATTCCTGGTGGAAACCTACACCTTGACCTATCTTACCAGCGGACGCGACTTGCTCCGACTCCAAAACGGCATCAAAAACGAACACCCGCCGTTGATCATGGGGAATCCGGATTATGCCGACGGAAATGGACCACAGATTTTTGGACATCAGTTTCCCCGGCTGGACCGGTTGATTGGGACGGCAGCCGAAGCCCAGCAACTCAAATCCATTTTTCCCGACGCCTCGGTTTTTCTGGGTGACCAGGCGACCAAAGCTGTCCTGACTCAGGTTCACCGACCTGAGTTTGTCCATATCGGAACCCACGGATTCTTTTTTGCCGGGGACCAACCTGACCGAGTGGCAGATGCGCCGTCACGACACCTGCTCAGATCGGATGATGCCTCAGCCGACCTGGAGAAAATCCAGGCGGAAAACCCGCTGCTGCGCTCCTATCTCTTCTTTGCCGGGGCCAACCACACGGGAAGTAAAAACCAGGACGGCATCCTGACCGCCCTTGAAACCACCACCCTCGACCTGTGGGGCACCAAACTGGTCACACTCTCGGCCTGCGACACGGGTCTTGGCGACGTCAAAAACGGCGACGGGGTCTATGGGTTACGACGTGCCCTGGTCCTGGCCGGCAGTGAATCCCAAATGATAAGTCTCTGGTCAGTCTCAGACCAGGCCACACGCGAGTTGATGGTAGACTACTATACCCGGCTCAAAGCTGGTGAAGGCCGCTCCGAAGCCCTGCGCAACGTGCAACTCAAAATGCTCAAAACCCCACGCCGCCAGCATCCTTTCTACTGGGCCTCATTCATTCAATCCGGCGAATGGGCCACTCTGGCGGGGAAACGGTGAGCCAAATCAGGGTTCAGGGTTCAGGGTTCAGGGTTCAGGGTTCAGGGTTCAGGGTTCAGGGTTCAGGGTTCAGGGTTCTCCTTTTCGTCCGTTCTTGCTTTTCCCAACCACCACCGGAGATCACAATGATACATTCTCGCATATTGCACAAAAGACTGGGTTTAATCTGTTTTTTGGTGCTGATGCTGGCAGCGGGTCCTTTTTTGACCTTTGTGACCGAGGCGCAAAGCAGGAACCAGTTGGAACCCGGAAAATCAGTTGTGCGCCAGCTCAAAGGCGGCGAAAAACACACCTATCTGCTCCAACTTAAAGCCAATGATTATCTGAATCTGGTCGTCAACCAAAAAGGAATTGATGTCGTGGTGCGGTTGCTTGGACCGGAGGAAAAAGTAGTTCAAGAAGTTGACAGCCCCAATGGTACCCAGGGCCAAGAACCACTTTCCTACCTCACTGAAACCGCGGGGAGATTTGTACTGGAAATTGAATCGCTGGAAAAAACCGCCCAGGCTGGGGAGTACCAACTGAACCTGGAAACCCTGAGAACGGCCACTGAGCAAGATCGGGCGGTGGTGGAGATCGAGAACCTGAACTCGGAAGTTCAAAAACTTCAGCAAGCTGGAAAATACGATCAAGGATTGCCGCTCGCCCAACACGCAGTGGAACAGAGTGAAAAAAAACTGGGACCGGAGCACCCGCTTGTGGAAGAAAGCCTCAACACCCTGGCTCTGTTCTACCATGCCAAAGGTCAATACCAGCAGGCCGAGCCTGTGTATCGGCGTGCGCTGGCCATTTGTGAAAAAGCACTCGGTCCTGACCACCCGCAAATGGCGACGATCCTCAACAACCTGGCTCGACTCTACCAGGAAAAAGGCGATTACCAGCAGGCCGAACCCCTCTATCGGCGATCTCTGGCCATTTATGAAAAGGCATTTGGCCCTGACCACTTTGAGACAGCCACCATCCTCAACAATCTGGCACTGCTTTCCCAGGAAAAAGGCGATTACCAGCAGGCTGAACCCCTCTATCGGCGATCTCTGGCCATCTATGAGAAAACACTTGGTCCCAACCATCTCAATGTCGCCTACAACCTCAATAATCTGGCTGCATTTTATCAAACCAAAGGCGATTTCCGGCAGGCTGAGCCATTCTATCAGCGGGCAGTGGCCATTTTTGAAACCATGCTGGGAGCCGACCACCCGGTAACGGCCCAAAGCCTTAACAATCTG harbors:
- a CDS encoding CHAT domain-containing protein; amino-acid sequence: MTHPHRLSHSLAFNCFLALILLNPFFIGVTVAQTAQPSKTPKPGKPVVRELKGGDKHRYPLQLKANDYLKLVVEQRGIDVAVRLVGPDGKLLQEVDGPNGTQGAEPLSCVTDIAGSYTLEIEALKKTASPGRYELTLQAVRPATSQERAGREIEKLISEADTLRRAGKLDQSLPLAQQAVEKSETALDSEHSLLVGSLFVLARIYSGQAKFKQAEPLYLRALAILEKTLGADQLQVATILNHLGSLYQKTGNYPRAEPLFQRELAIWEKSLGPDHPNVAISLNNLGSLYQRTGDYARAEPLLQRALAIRKKSLGPEHLSVAETLNNLAVLYSNKGDYSQAETLYQQSLAIQEKVLGPDHPNVANSLNNLALLYWDKGDYRQAESLYQRTLAIQEKTLGSNDPNVAFSFNNLATLYQNKGDYRQAESLYQRALAIWEKALGPDHPKVGLCLNNLGLLYNTKGDYQRAEPLFQRALAIQEKALGPNHPEVATSLNNLAALYWDKGDRQRAEPLFQQALDIQEKVLGPDHRETARSLNNLGVLYSNKDDYQRAEPLLQRALVIQEKVLGADHPEVAQSFNNLAGVYRGKGDTQKAEFFFKQALAILEKAFGPDHPQPASVLNSLAVLSQIGGDYARAEPLFQRALAIREKTLGLDHPDVAQTLNNLSKLYRDKGDMAQGIQFQIRGNDAVERDLIRNLLSGSENQKILYLKKTSAFTDQTLSLHLQSAPQSVEARQAAFTVLLRRKGRGLDAMASAIETLRQQQTPEVQKLLDDLANLVDQISVLTLKGPGKQKPDEHLAYLKELEAQKEKLEAQISAKSAEYQVQGTPITLENIQPQIPADGMLVEFAFYLPFNPTTRKLGASRCAVYTLDHLGDIKWADLGEATPIEQAVSAFCRVVSKPKADLAQDITPAAQALDKLIMKPVRALVGKSRHLLISPDGMLNLIPFAALMDEKRKFLVETYTLTYLTSGRDLLRLQNGIKNEHPPLIMGNPDYADGNGPQIFGHQFPRLDRLIGTAAEAQQLKSIFPDASVFLGDQATKAVLTQVHRPEFVHIGTHGFFFAGDQPDRVADAPSRHLLRSDDASADLEKIQAENPLLRSYLFFAGANHTGSKNQDGILTALETTTLDLWGTKLVTLSACDTGLGDVKNGDGVYGLRRALVLAGSESQMISLWSVSDQATRELMVDYYTRLKAGEGRSEALRNVQLKMLKTPRRQHPFYWASFIQSGEWATLAGKR
- a CDS encoding tetratricopeptide repeat protein, whose protein sequence is MTRPHNVSQSWVVNWVFVMALVLGPFLIFVARGQNVDQLEPGKLVVRELKGGEKHTYPISLKANDYLKLVVNQKGIDVVVRLIGPDGKVVQEVNNPNGTQGEEPFFYITDHIGTYILEIESLKKTAQAGIYELKSESIKPATEQDRAEVEIKKLNDELTQLWQAGKYDQGVLLAQQAVEKSEQLLGTDHSLLADSLNYLGLFYKAKGEYLKAEPVYLRAIAIGEKTIGFGHPHIAAMRNNLANLYGARGEYLKAKEELQRALDIFEKTLGPEHQNTIFCLNNLAELYFNLGDTTSAERLFRHTLAIREKVFGPDHPTTADTLQNLAFLHRIKSEYIKAEGLYQRVLTTREKALGPEHPETSNALNGLAEVYRDQGNLAKAESLHQRALAIREKVFGPDHIAVARSLNNLGLLFRDKGDFGKAEQLLLRSQAIREKKLGMDHPSIAVGFNNLALIAEHKGEYAQAESLYQRALEIQEKAVGQQHPDTALALTHIANLNRMKGEYAKAQHQQQQALAIFERVYQTDHPDIASGLNNLSGIYQIQGQIAQAIQCQIQSNDITERDLVRNLISGSEQQKSQYLKKTDHYTNQTLSLHLQAAPQSPDAMRAALTVVVRRKGRALDALTTAIETLRRQQTPEIQKLLDDYARLAGQISILTLRGPETRKLEEHLAYLKLLNEEREKLENEISHKSLEFQAQTTPITLENIQKQIPLNAVLAEFAVYTPYDPKTDKPGTPRFVVYVLNHQGKIHFADLGEAAPIEEAISAFRKVLSNPKTDLVKDIIPAAKPLNQLVLKPVLALIGKAKHLLISPDGALQVIPFAALMDDKGKFLTRQYTLTYLTSGRDLLRLAVKIESQQPPLIVADPDYMDGTGPQMMGQTIGRLIRLIGTRAEGEQLKAILPHANLKTRSDATEQVVKQVSRPGLVHIATHGYFLENTTQSARDPLSDHPSRNIVNLSHYFEKERQANPLLCSLLFFAGANQGGTEENDGVMTALEAAQLNLWGTKLVTLSACDTGLGEVKNGDGVYGLRRALVLAGSESQLMSLWPVSDQATRELMIDYYTRLKTGEGRSEALRNVQLKLLKTPRRQHPFYWASFIQSGEWASLEGKR